CCGTAGccacactgcacccgcggtacgaacaagaccgcacccgcggtgcagctacagtggggtgaccgcacccgcggtaagaacaagaccgcacccgcggtcgttggattttagaaaatgataagcatgccgtgggcacagcgcacccgtggtgcaaaacagaccgcactcgcggtgcgacgtgcagtgCAAAGAATTGTGCCACGTCTTatgttattgcatggatatatatAGGTGGAGCTCGGTCATTCTTCAGGGataaagagagaaaatcgagggATAGAGGAATACTTTGAATTCTTGAGCTtagaaaatcaaatttgaagacATTCGTGTATCAAAATTCAAATCCGAAAGCGGTATCGTGTTCCTATTGACTCAAGCTtgcacaaggacgtaagttttcttacgttttgagatgttttgaaaatatgatgttgtcagaattgaatacaaatcagatatgatgtttatactaccgtagacattgtagaattgaagtcagattaaagaacagactgtttctgtaattgttatgatttttgaaagatattgattacgattttgatatcagaattgtgtatcactgattttgaatataccgatattgagattatgagttctggtattatatatgtgatgttcagattgacggggttattcggATGGTGTTGTtctgccgtcgaaacatcagcaaACTGACATCTAATCAGTTTTGATAGTGACCGAGATTATAATGTTatattgatttgaatattgattagattcagatatgatttagactgtattgtgatatcgatgacatgaattgaattgtatcttgttcagatattgatcagatcaTGTACtaagttgagtattgatcagaacagattgtgtattgagttattcactgatacagcgtattcgatattgtcatttcagatttgatatggacagatttggatacaggtcatcgtcttcgtcagatagggacgacaaaggtataattcatgtgatattcgggaagatacaactcaaataagatcctatttgagtttcccaataaaatcacatactagaattattgttgtttattttatgatatgattatgatatgtttatagatgatatattcatatcttttgaaatgagcatgctttgtttacagattgttattcattgcatttaagataggaagtcttgacagaacagtcaaacttctagacattcggtgatatcacagcttcggggaagatcagtctcctattgtagatgtggatacagatcaggccgaattctaggaataagacgtacagtcaccccgattgggagggtaggtgatagatcgtcttattcacaccgggatccctagagttatagttgagtcgagtctagacatgatttgactagaactgcatacgtttatagatgtggtttcatagactatgaaacccatttttattgctttcagtcatgatagcatgtttttatgatttgatttgaatagcatgtttagctgatttgagttgcatgcttattgtgagttaatttcacagattatgaaatctattgttttttattatattcatgatagaatatttcatgatttatttatgtatatgcatgttttaccatgttttatactgggatttattctcaccggattatccggctgttgtcttgttttgtatgtgtgcatgacaacaggtgggacaagatcggggtcagaagatgatgagagaaaacgagtttagcgtggtgattccggacttggatatagataggttttattacgggaactttagtagttgaaccttagattaattgaaagactgttgtacgtTATTGTactttatacagatatgtatattatttagatgccattaccttccgcacttgtatcttaaaagaaaaattttagaccctgttttatcttaattgataattaaatcccaaagaagattaagaaaaagatcagcgtccaggtccccacagcatttctgtaacaaaatttttaactcactattGGCCAAATATGATGTGAAGCACAGGGTGACACTGGCATACCACCCGCAAGCCAATGGGCGGGCAAGCAAAGATATCCAACTGGGAGATGAAACAGATATTAGAAAAGACAGTGAagacaaaccggaaggattggaCGATCAAGCTAGATGATGCATTATGGGCATACAGGACTGCATATAAGACACCTATCGGATGTCGCCttataggttggtctttggGAAAGCTTGTCATTTACCTTTGGAACTGGAGCACAAGGCATTTTGGGCtgtcaaaaaattaaatttaagggaGCATCGGGCAAACAACGACTGCTGCAGCTGAATGAGATGGAGGAGTTTAGGAATGATGCATACGAAAATGCCAAGATATACAAGGAAAAGACCAAGAGATGGCATGACATACAGATTCTTCGACGACTTTTCGAACCGGGGCAACATGTGTTATTATTCAATTCCCGACTGAGgctgtttcctggtaagttaaaATCACGATGGTCTGGACCATTCACAGTGGAAACAGTGTACCCACATGGGGCAATTGAGCTAAAATGCAAAAATGGTGAGACATTCAAAGTCAACGGTCAGAGAGTCAAGCATTACTTTGGGAATGAAGTGCGACACATGGACAACATCCCACTGCGAGAACCAAAGTAGACTGAAGAAagtcaggctgatgacgttaaaccaagcgctatgtgggaggcaacccacgtttatttaatttttgcaTTCGTTTTATTTTGATTCCttagtttattaattttaattttctcgtctcaagtattaatttgcattttgcaattttttgcaggtattcaaaaaaaaaaaattcgagaaTCGCTTGGACAGTGTgctccgcgcacatgcgcgacatatttccgcgcacatgcgcgaaaattACAGAGAGTTCAGCGCACATGCGCCACTCAgggcgcgcacatgcacgacaattacagaaaggtcggcgcatatgcgccaatcagggcgcgcatatgcgccacctcCCAGCATGCCAGCCCGTAgcatacgcgcatatgcgccgcttcaaggcgcgcatatgcgcgcgacccAGTATAAAAAAAAGTGGCAGATCGCGAATTCCTCTCAGCAACACACTCAAATCCCTAGCCACCACACCGCCGCCGCCTCCTTGCACACCGCCGCTCCTNNNNNNNNNNNNNNNNNNNNNNNNNNNNNNNNNNNNNNNNNNNNNNNNNNNNNNNNNNNNNNNNNNNNNNNNNNNNNNNNNNNNNNNNNNNNNNNNNNNNCCATTGCAGATTTTCTGACTATATTTCCCTTCGCATGATACATGATTCAGTTGTAAACAAGGACTAAAAGTAAAACACTATATAGATTTTGAGTTTGTGACCATTTGACAACACTTGACTTGGAATTACAAAAGGCACATTGCCAAGATtacattttaataattttattggaTTTAATTTATTGAGATTAGGAGAAATTCAATACtttaaattgattttatttttcctaATCAAAGTATTTTTATCGCGTATAGGTAAAAGTGGACAAATCGGGTCGAAAGGGAAGAAAAAGAAAGGAATTCAGATGTGTTCGGCATATCGACGTCATGCCGCAAAGAAAGGTGAAGAAACATTATTCCATGCTAGAATATTGGGTGATGAGAGGATAGTGTGCTGCCCTTGCTTGGGTCGTGTATATTGTAGCACGATTTTTTATGATGCACTAACGAGAAAAATGAACAACGCAAAGTGCCATTCATGGAAGTATAGAGGATGAAGAATAAGGAAAGTAATGACCAGTGTACAAGACGAGAATTATGCAGTGTTCTAAATTGCGGCCGACAGTCGAAGTTCGGGCAAGGCAGTCGAGGCGGGTCTGAAGGTGGGCTATGCGGACGAGGCGGTCGAGGCAGGTGGGTGGCAgtcaaccaatttttttttcttttgaagagtagtcaaacaattttaaaaaccatAATTATTTATACCTACACTTtctattaaaatttcaaaagtcAAAACATTAAAAAAGGTAACATGTGCCCCTCTTTCTCCTTACACTGCCCACACCACTGCCACCCGCTGCCGTCACCTCCAGCCCACTAGTTTAGCTTTTGCATATTATGATAAAATCttgttctattttttttttagtgtCTTTTGTTTGATTGTTGATGTTTAATGGAGGAAAAAGAGAAACAACCGGAGGTAGAGTTAAAGCGAAAGGCTAGTGATATCGTTTGGAATTATGGAGTGTTgtatagaaaagaaaaaagagattgGATCACATGAAAAATTGTAAGAGACTTATTAAGATAAGAGTTTATCGGATGAAGAATCATATTGTGGGTATTGTAGGACAAGTTGAATCATGTTCTAAATCATCCGAGGAAGAAAAAAAAGAGTAAAAGCTTATCTTGAAAATAGTCGAAATAAGAAGCGAGAAAGGGTGGAAGAACTAAAAGAGAGGATGGGCCGGAAGCAAATATAGGTGTATATGAAGAGGATGATGATTGTCAATTGGTGAGAAATTGTTCGAAAAAGAAGTCAAAGCACCTAGGGTCTATAGACAAGTGGACATCCGCAATCGATCTAATAAAAGCAagacaacaaaaaataattatgcATTGAAGTTAAAAATTACAAACGAGGTGCATGAGTACATTGCTAGATGGATTTATGAGGCAAGAATTTCTTATAATGCAATTGAAAATCAAAGATTTAGACAATCTGTAGAGGTGGATGGCAAATTCGGCCCTAATAATATTCATCTATGCACATTATAGAACTTTGACTATTATGAGGAAAATACCAAGAAGATACACTGCAATGAATTATTCATTTATATTTGCCTTCGTATTTTGTTTCATGGTATCAAAGAGCACAATCAAATGGTGGGAGGTTTACGGAAAATTAGGTCACTTTTTTTGACAATTTGTTTTCACCGCCGGCATAGGAAGAAACGCTGCTCGCCGATCTGCAATCGCCTAGATTCCGGTCGTCAGAAACCTTGCGCGTGAATCTCATGGGCCGCTTTGAGTTTTTGATCTAGTGTTGCGTCGCCGGCGCGTCAAGATTTAGTCCTTTGTTTCCTTTGTTTTAACTACCCTTTGGTGTTATGGCTGAGAAGAAATCTGTAGTGGTGTCTAATATTGTTCCCGGGTTCTCAAAATCACGGAATATAAACTAAATGACTCTAATTATCTTGATTGGGATAAGACAGTTAGTATTTATCTGTGGAGCATTGATATGAGTAACCATATGACTAACAACCCATCGATATATAAGTCAAAACAACATGGTTGAAAGAGGATGCTCAGTTATTTTTACAAATAGGAAATTCCATTGATAGAGGTAAATGGTATGATTAATCACTGTGATTCTGTGAATTTGTTAAAGTACACCAATGGAATATCTAGATTTCTTGTATTCTGGAACATGGATATTTTCTGTATTTACGAGGTGTGCAAAGCCTTATATCGTGTAGAAAAACAAGATAGATCTCTTACAACCTATTTCATGGAGTTTAAATAGATTTATGAAGAACTAAACATGTTATTACCATTTAGCTCTGATGTGAAAGTACAACAAGCTCAAAGGGAGAAAATGGTTGTGATGAGTTTTTTAGCTTTTCCTTATGAGTTTGAAACTGCACAATCTAAGATTCTATCTAGTTCGTAGACTTCATCTCTGCAAGAAACATTTGATAGGGTGTTGCATATGGAGAATTCTCCATTCGTTGGATTTAATAATGCTCTTGTCGGTCGAAATAACACATCTGAATCTGGAAGACAACATAAAAGTGGTGGTAAAGAAGTGGGGGCAAGTAACTATGACAAAAAAACTTACACTCGAGGACAAGAATTCGGAGTTATTTTTTGTCACTATTGTCATAAAATGGGTCATATGAAACGTGATTGCAAAAAATAGCAGAATAAAAAAACATCAGCGTATATCACATCTACCAATGACACTTCGGAACAGTCTATTATGATTTTTGCTGATGAATATGCGGATATTCTCTCAACACCAAGAATCATTAAAATCTCTAATAGTTACTTCCATCGTTGAGTCAGGTAAACCAAGTACATGTTTTATTATCCACCAAGTGGGTCATTGATTCTGGTGCCACGCATCATGTGTTAGGTGGATAACATAATGACATGGTTGGTGAAGAACAAACATGTAGCAAATCTTTCTTGACTAAAGCTGTCGTATTTGATAGAAAATCTTGTATGGCTTCACACCATGGTTTGCACTTATAAATAGGTATGTTACCACTTCATCTATATCATCCCATCTTCTCAAAGCATCCTTAAATAGAGAGCGAATAAAAAGAAATGGTTTTTCTTAGTGTTCTCTTGTGTTtgttaaagaaaaaaatttctcGGTTATACACGGGGTTGAGATTGTGAGAGATTGAGTGTTGTATACACTTTTAATATTTTCACCTTATAATAAAGATTTGCAGTAGCTCAGTGGCCATAGCCTAATGAGTtaaccacgtaaatctttgtattttgttgattattttattttgcatttttagtactatattattattatcatgatCGTCATTACTTTGATGTAAATCTACAACAACTGATATCAGATCTTTGTCGTAAAATTTCTTTGAATTTTTGGTATGCTCTGGCATTGCAAACTCATTTGTGCTATGTAATCAAACTCATTTGTGCTCTTTCTTTCCAAACTACTATTTATTCAGGTTATTACAATGAAGAAAATCATTGGTAAAGGACACGAGTCTAGGGACCTCTACATTCTTTATCCACAAGTACCAAAGTCCATCACTTGTTCTGGAATAACCACCACATTCGAAGCTCATGGTCAGTTGGGTCATCTTTCTCTCTAAGTGATGAAAAAAATTTGTCAACATTTTGTTAACCTATCCTGATTATATTGTGATTCTTGTAAGTTTGCTAAACATCGTCGTCTTTGTTCTAGCCCAAGAATCAATAAATGATCCAACACTCATTTTGAATTATTTCACTCGTATGTTTGGGGACCTTGTCCTGTTATGTATCAAAGGGGTTTAAATATTGTGTGATACCCATGGGCCCACTAGGCCCAATCACATTTGGAGGTCGACACCACATTTGGGTGGAAAGCCCATCCCAGATCACATTTGGAGGTCGAGACCACATCTGGGTGGAAAGCCCATCCCAGATCACATTTGGAGGTCGAGACCACATTTGGGTGGAAAGCCCATcagggcccaggtattctcctataaatatcaggtttgagtGTCTCATTAAAGAATTCACCATATTGTTTttagcagcacccttagctgctccccccatatatcctcagtctctaACTTGAGCGttggaggggctacgccaggacaccctcccggcccccttctaacgatcttattcgtgatttcaggctcgaGACAATTTTGACACCTGCGTCTGGACTAATGACACTTGCTGGAAGCGGACCCcaaaatttcccgtgagtatcatttggcgccgtctgtgggaaatcttgagttgagacgtagagatggtaAGCAAGATAGGGAGTAGAAGAgctacctcagcatcatcgCGTCCTCGGAGGGgactgataggactcgtttttacgtgtttttagtgttggttttgagtcgcattcatgcatcatattagtttgtttagtttaattttgcatctttttagcattatttatcatttgactgatctcgtgtattgtGTGgtgattttgtaggaattgaaccaaaaagtgggagaaacTTTGGCATAATGTCGAAGAGGATTCGCTAGGgaggtcaaaagtgaccgccccagcgagcattgtggtctggccgaggatttttgcgcgagtgtctcgctagggcggtcaaaagtgaccgccccagcgaaacctGGGACATAATCGAGGAAGTTTATTCGAGGactactcgctagggcggtcaaaatataccgtCCTAGCGAGAAGTGAGATTGagaaagatttgtttccaaattttgagggactctatcctacaccaAAACCTAACACACGAGATCAGCCGTTTTGACAGACTTTATCAGacttttcatcatttttcttggaggggaggctaggagcaaaggagatttcgaagacctcgagatttccacgcgtcgtggccgtcactcgtcgtcatctttagtattttcattattcagtatttgATTTCTCACATTGATTgtggtttttatcatgaatttcagtagctaaaactctagatttgttgggatttgaggggatcataccccgtactcggtgtttaacattatttctcgacgtttttattagtgatttgttaaTGCTATTGTTTgttcttgtttcaatcgaagcctagctaacttcctttgattatttcatgttgttgatgatttcgatagaataattaacaatagaatcaaatagtataaaccacggatttacaattttagtagatatacggaattggatacgtgttgatagtgatagttcacccggaagaaagctagtggattccgtagaatgtaatgcaatcttgaactgttaaatacttgaggacacttgagtactgcatgtttaggattagtattaatatagctcgacagagtatattaattagtctagggaattccgtcgaatgcacgagtaaaagtcgagtgtagttatttaaacacgagtggtaggtgaactgctaattcccaacaaattcatttctcatttgatttaatccaaattaatcattgcgtTCTTGAAcacgttttctttgcattttaattattttaattgtttaatttacgttagtttaatcatcaactcaatttatcgttgctaaagaaattttacttgaaaataaaaatagtgtaacgcagtccttgtggatcgatactcgtattcacttacgtttattataacttgactatcgtgcacttgcgatatttaaatcgagctttcttttataaaataaattttgggactattcactgtgcaagttttgctcgatcaggaACCCGAACAATCTCATGTTGAGACAAGACAGGAACAACCGCATCTCGAGACGAGATAggaacaacctcgtcaagagacaAGAGCCGAGCAGCCCCTTCACGAGACAAGGGTCGAGCAAACCCGTCCCAATGAGAATGTTGGGAACTTGACCCTGGAACAGTTGGGCCAATTCATCACTTGGACAGTGGATGAGGCTATGAAGATAAACCAAAAATCTATGTTCGCTGAAGAGCAGGCCACTCGCCAGGAGCGAGAGGAAAATGTTGAGGGCCAGCGGAGCAGGATTGAAGAGACACAGCCCCTCCCAAGCGAGGGGAATGCGGAGATAGGGGAATGTGGAGATGGGAGAGATGTGGCGATaatatttattgataatggaagctcCGTGAACGTCTTGTTCAAAAGCACGTTGGATCGAATGAAGGTGGAAGGATTTGAGTTTGAGCCAGTCTCCATCCCGTTGTATGGGTTTGCAGAACACGTCATCCC
The Primulina eburnea isolate SZY01 chromosome 5, ASM2296580v1, whole genome shotgun sequence genome window above contains:
- the LOC140831838 gene encoding uncharacterized protein: MGGQAKISNWEMKQILEKTVKTNRKDWTIKLDDALWVGLWESLSFTFGTGAQGILGCQKIKFKGASGKQRLLQLNEMEEFRNDAYENAKIYKEKTKRWHDIQILRRLFEPGQHVLLFNSRLRLFPGKLKSRWSGPFTVETVYPHGAIELKCKNGETFKVNGQRVKHYFGNEVRHMDNIPLREPK